A part of Armatimonadota bacterium genomic DNA contains:
- a CDS encoding MFS transporter, whose amino-acid sequence MSRPLLLIFLIVLVNLLGFGIIIPLLPFYATRMGATPLEVGWLFASFSLAQLVAAPVLGDLSDRYGRRPVLIVSLLGTVASFVVLALARSVPVLFLARIIDGLSGGNISTARAYIGDVTSEEHRARGYGLLGAAFGVGFIAGPALGGALSRISYAAPAWAAAGIAALAALLAYRLLPETVHRVSARRPGGWTDLPAALAHPVLGRLLAADFLYWASISVYQTAFALFGARRFGFDVPQTGYLLALVGTIGAVVQVALVGPVVRRLGERRTLVVGLLLAGGGLAVASGTHRVAPFVLALVPAAVGAALATPALTSLISLSAPPGEQGRVQGVASSLEGLGRAIGPVWGNGLLGAVGETAAFGSAAGVILVTAGLAARVRPSVPAPEATAGR is encoded by the coding sequence GTGAGTCGCCCGCTCCTGCTGATCTTCCTGATCGTCCTGGTCAACCTCCTGGGGTTTGGCATCATCATCCCCCTGCTGCCGTTCTACGCCACCCGGATGGGCGCCACCCCGCTGGAGGTGGGCTGGCTGTTCGCCTCCTTTTCGCTGGCGCAGCTGGTGGCCGCGCCGGTGCTGGGAGACCTCTCGGACCGCTACGGCCGCCGGCCGGTCCTCATCGTCAGCCTGCTGGGCACGGTGGCCAGCTTCGTCGTGCTGGCGCTGGCCCGCAGCGTGCCGGTGCTGTTCCTGGCCCGGATCATTGACGGCCTGTCGGGCGGCAACATCTCCACGGCGCGGGCCTACATCGGCGATGTCACCTCCGAAGAACACCGCGCCCGGGGCTACGGCCTCCTGGGAGCGGCGTTCGGGGTGGGTTTCATCGCCGGCCCCGCCCTGGGGGGAGCCCTCAGCCGTATCTCTTATGCGGCCCCCGCCTGGGCCGCCGCCGGGATCGCCGCCCTGGCCGCGCTGCTGGCGTACCGGCTGTTGCCGGAGACCGTCCACCGGGTCTCCGCCCGCCGCCCGGGCGGCTGGACAGATCTCCCCGCGGCGCTGGCTCACCCGGTGCTGGGGCGGCTGCTGGCGGCGGACTTTCTCTATTGGGCCAGCATCTCGGTCTATCAGACGGCGTTCGCCCTGTTCGGCGCCCGGCGCTTCGGTTTTGACGTGCCTCAGACCGGGTACCTGCTGGCGCTGGTGGGAACCATCGGGGCGGTCGTGCAGGTGGCCCTGGTGGGTCCTGTGGTCCGCCGCCTGGGCGAGCGCCGTACCCTGGTCGTGGGGCTCCTGCTGGCGGGAGGCGGGCTCGCAGTCGCGTCGGGAACTCACCGCGTGGCTCCTTTCGTGCTGGCGCTGGTGCCGGCCGCCGTGGGAGCGGCGCTGGCCACACCCGCCCTGACCAGCCTGATCAGCCTGTCCGCCCCGCCCGGCGAGCAGGGCCGCGTCCAGGGGGTCGCGTCCTCCCTGGAGGGGCTGGGGCGGGCCATCGGACCGGTGTGGGGCAACGGGCTGCTGGGTGCCGTCGGTGAGACCGCCGCCTTCGGCAGCGCGGCCGGCGTGATCCTGGTGACCGCCGGTCTGGCGGCGCGGGTGCGGCCGTCAGTGCCGGCCCCCGAGGCGACCGCGGGCCGGTGA